The Candidatus Liberibacter solanacearum CLso-ZC1 genomic interval GATAGAACTCTAGACAACTTAATTTCCCAAAAACAAACATTATCTTATCTTGTTTCAATAGCAATTGATATTACTTAAAAGTAATATTCAAGAAAAAATTACTACCTTTATGGAAAATATCTCAATCACTCTTTTGGCGTTGAAACCACCTATCATGGATAATGCTCATTCTCACATCCGGCACAATGTATATCTTAGGCAATACCAAATCTCAGCAAATCTAAAAAATGGACAATACCTATTATCTTTTGATTAGCATCCACAACCATAAGAACAGAAATATTATGCTGTTTTAAAAACTGCATAGATACCGTTAGGAGAGTATCTTCCGAAATAACCTTAGGATTTTTCGTCATAATATCTTCAACAGTTAACACATTGAGATTCTTTCTAAAATTTCTAAATATATCTCCTTCTGTTACAATTCCTTTTAATCTTTGATCTTCATCAACAACCGCAATACACCCAAATCTTTTTTCCGAAAGTACTGGAATAGCATCTATTAATAATGAACCCATCTTTACAAGGGGAAGCCGTGTACCAGTATGCATGACGTCTGTAGCACAAGTAAACAATGATCCTAATTTCCCACCTGGATGCAAAGCATAAAAATCATTTTCTGTAAAATTTTCTGCTTCCATAAGCGCCATAGCTAAGGCATCTCCTATTGCTAATTGCATGATAGTAGAAGTCGTCGGAGCTAAGCCATAAGGACAAGCTTCTGGTTCTTTTGGTAATTTAAGTACAATATCTGCATGACAAGCTACAATCGATTTGTTTTCCGAAGTAATAGCAATTAACGGAATAGAAAACCGACGAGCATGACATAAAATAGCCTTAAGTTCATTGCTTTCTCCACTCCACGATAGGGCAATAATCACATCATCTTGCGTAATCATGCCAAGATCACCATGATTAGCCTCAGCAGCATGTACAAAGAATGAAGGCGTTCCCGTAGAAGCAAATGTAGAAGCTAATTTCGAACCAATATGACCGCTTTTACCAATTCCAGTAACAACCACACGACCTCTAATAGCCTTAATTTTTTCTACAGCACGACTAAAATGAGAAGATAATTCTCCTAGTAAAGATGATTCTAAAGAACTCAAACCCTTTTTCTCTATTTCAATACTTTGCAGAGCAGATTGAATAGCTAAATTACTCATAAGGGAAAAACCTTTTCTATTAAAATTTATAAAATGAAAAACTATCCTTAAGTTATCCAAATGATATTAAAAATTAAGAAATGATTATTGCTATTTAATGCCATAATATTTTCTTCTTGCCAAGAAATTACATTTATAACATCAGCTTTTTAATTGATATTGATCAGGTTTGTTCCTTCAAAATGAGAAAAACTATCATATCTTGAAAGATACGGTAGATAATCTATCCAACAAAATGGGCTCTTAATCCAATAGAACTAGATTTAAAATTTTTGTTAGGCAATCTCCATAAAAAGAAAAGAATTCTAAAAAAATGAACTTCTTTTCTTCGCTATAGTAGTATTAAATTTTTTCATTAATGCGGGACGTAAAGCTGACAATCCAACGACCTATTCAAAGTTACAGGAAGATAATACTATCATGTATTATACTCTGATAGATCCTATAATTACTATGATTTAAATAGATTTAATATATTTGTTTTTAATTACCTAGGTGTCTGAAAAATTTCCTTCAACTTCTTTCCATTGGTAAAAACCCATATTTTTCATTTGTCAGAAATACTTTTAGAATCAATTCCTAGATGAATCCGTACTTTTTCAAATAAAATATTGTAATTATAGAGTATCAACTTCAATATTATATTCTTTGATTTTACGATAAAGAGTAGAGCGACCTATACCTAGTCTTCTAGCAACTTCACTCATCTGCTCTCGATACAATTTCATCGCTAATCTAATCATTTCTTTTTCAATGTCAGATAAACGGCGTATCTCTCCATATTTATCAATAGAAAAAATAGTTCCTTTCGAAATAGATAAATAATTACTGGATTGAGGGATATTGTTGTTTTCATCTTGCATACAATAAATGTCGAATGTTTCCGATGTATTTGAATTAATTTCTTTTTCTTGATTTCCTGCTTCAAATAATAAGGAAGTAAAACAATCTTCTGTAATATAAGAATCCTTAATCCCAACTACAGATCGCAATATAATATTTTCAAGCTCTTGTACATTATCAGTCCATTTATAATGAGTTAACATAGACAATGCTTTTTCTGACAAATTTATCTGTTGTACATTATTTTCCAGACAGAAACGTTTCAAGAAAAAACGCGCTAACCATGGAATATCATCCTGACGACTACGCAATGTAGGAATCTTGCATGAGAAAATACTAATTTTATAGTAAAGATCTTTACTAAAAACCTGATTCTTAACTTCTTGAAAAAGATTTTTCTCTGTTGCAAAAATAAGACGAACATCTAGCTTTAATGCATTTCTAGAATCATCAAATTCAATTTTCCCTGTCTCAATAAAATGGAGAATCTTTCTTTGTACTTTTAGAGACAATGCGCTTGGCTCTTCTAAAAGGATAGTCCCCCCGTTTGCTTCAACAAACTTTCCAAGAAAATACGTACTATTTTCACCTTGCAAATCCACTTTACCAAATAAATCTTTTTCAACTTTATCCTGATCACTGATTCCACAATTCACAACTACGAAAGGAAAAGAAGCACGTGATCCTGATGCATGAATAGAATGAGCTAATGTCTTTTTTCCAACTCCAAATTCTCCTTCTATCATCACTGGAATAGTACAATATACTGCTTTCCTTGCTAAATTTATCACTTGAATCATTTCAGAGCTGACTGCAATTAAGGAATCTAAAGTAAAATATTTTTGTTCTTCTGCGGAAGAATTTTTTTTCCTTTCTAAAATAGATCGGATAGAATAGAAAAGATGCTCTTGCGAAACTGGATTAAAAAAACATTTGGGAATCCTATCCTGTAAAGAGCTGATAAGAATCTTAAGCTCATCATGTTTTGTTTGCACAATAATTGGGATATTGGGCATCTTTTCCACAATTGTTTGTAAAACTTTTCCTTTATCATCTCCAAAATTGATAAGGCTTAAAAAAATCACATCTACTTTTATTTTATCTAAAACTAACAGATCAGGGCACTGGGATAATACGTCGATAATAAAAACGTCATATCCATAAGATTCCATATACTCTTTGATAAGATTGCTTTGTTCATCATCCTGATCTATAATTAGTAATCCTTGACGATCATCCAAACTCCTTTTTATATGCATTTTCCGATTTTCCTTAATATGGAATAAAACATTATTCCACTCAATCTAATAGCTAGAATTGAAAATCTTATTGGATTAAATGCTCTAATTTTAGGGAAATGATTAAAAAAATGAGATCACTGCTATTCTTAAACAAGATCTCTTTGTATGATCTTATATAAAATTGAAATATTATTCTGTAACTAGAGGATATACGACGATAATGAAGATGACTTACAAATCCCCCACTGATGATTTCGCTCCTAAAATTTTTTTTTCGCCAGATATAAAAAAAGATTCTACAGAATATTTGGGAGATCTTCCTCGCTGGAATCTGAAAGATCTATATCCGTCTCATGATAGCAAAGAAATCTTAACTGATATGGAACGCCTTGATCATGAAAGTCTAGCTTTCAGAACACGTTGGAAAGGTAATTTAGAAAATGCTACTAATCAAACCGGCAGTACTGGATTAGGAGCGGCTATATCTGAATATGAAAAACTTTCTGATCTCGCAGGACGTATTTATTCTTATGCATACTTATTATATAGTACCCATCTATCGGATCAAACTATCTGTAAATTTCATACCGATACGAATGCAAAAATAACTGATTTAGAACAAAGATTGATTTTTTTTACACTAGAAATAAATGATCTAGATAATACGCTTTTAGAAAAATCCTATAATCAAGATTTATTGGCGCTCAAATACTCTCCTTGGATCAAAAATATAAGAAAATATAAAAAACACTTATTGTCAGATGAGCTAGAATGCTTATTTTCTGATACAGCTCAAACAGGATCAGAAGCACTTAAACATTTTTTTTCCGAAACCCTAGAAACTCTCCGATTCAAAGTAAATGACCAAAAATTACCTCTTGAAAAAGCATCTACGTTATTACTGAATCCAGATAGAAAGATACGCGAATCATCTGGAAAGGCGATATCTAAAACATTTGAAAAAAACAGCCATATCTTCTCTTTTATTACCAATACTCTAGCAAAAGATAGAGAAATTCAAGACAAATGGAGAAAATATGAAAATGTTTCCGATAGTCGTCATCTCAGCAATGATATAGAACCGTACGTGATAGAGTCTCTCGTACAATCTGTTAAAAATTATTATCCAAAGATATCGCATAGATATTACAGCTTAAAAAAACAATGGCTAAAATTAGACAAGATGTATTTTTGGGATCGTTCTGCTCCCTTGCTAGACTCATCGGAAGTCATCATTCCTTTTGAAAAAGCCAGGGATATCACTCTCGCATCTTATGCTAAATTTTCTCCTCAAATGTCTGAAATAGCAGAAAAGTTTTTTTCTAATAATTGGATTGATGCCCCTCAATGTGAAGGAAAAGGAATAGGAGCATTTTCACATGGAACTGTACCCTCTTCTCATCCTTATATCTCTTTAAATTATTCAGGGAAATCGCGAGATGTTACGACACTAGCTCATGAACTCGGGCATGGTATTCATCAAGTATTATCAGCTCAACAAGGGGCGCTGATGGCTAATGCTCCACTGATATTAGCAGAAACTGCTTCTATTTTTGGCGAAGCTTTGACTTTCGATTCTTTAATAGATTCAATCTCTAATGAACACGATCGCAAAATATTACTTACCCATAAAATTGAAGATTCACTTAGTAGCATTATAAGACAAATTGCTTTCTACGATTTCGAGCTGAGGATACACACAGAACGCCGTACCGGATCTATTCCTATTCAAAGAATCAATGAAATATGGCTTGAGACCCAAAAAGAATCTCTCGGTCCTGCTTTTGAACTTGATAACTCAGGATATGATAATTTTTGGATGATGATTCCTCATTTTATCCATAGTTCCTTTTATGTGTATTCATATTCTTTTGGTAATTGTCTAGTTAATTCACTATACGAGATATATAAGAGCAATACTGTTGATCAATTTCAGAAAAAATATCTTAATATCCTACGTGCAGGAAATTCAAAAAATCATTCAGAACTTCTTCAACCTTTAAACATTGATCTTTCTGATCCAAATTTTTGGAACAGAGGATTACAAGCAGTTGAAAGAATGATAGATGATCTTGAGCAAATGTAATTGTTACGCTGTTGTGTTACTAACTATATTTAGATCCAAAATGATCTAAAATTTTTATTATTTCGTGACTATTAGGACAATTAGATATGATTGCTCCTCATCTAATCGAAATGATCTGTATGTGGAATGGTTAAGAATCTCGTTTCTTCTTGTAACGAACTAATTCTATAAGCCACTCCACATACAAAAACCACCAATCAAGATATTATTTTCTTGCTAAAAAATATTAAAACTAAGGAACGTATCACAATCAAATCACGATAAATATAGTATCTTACAGTCTAAAAATAATGCACTGAGCAAATAGAATTTGGACTGAAAACCTATAAATCAATCTATGAATTTCTGTTAAGCACATTATATTATTCTCCATTCCTTAAAACCAAGATCATGTACTGATATACCAACCTACAACTCATACAAAGAACAGTAATCAACGATGATAATGATTTTTAAAACATCATCTTAATAATATTCACTAAAATTCAAGAAAAATTTTCTCAATTACTGAGATTTATCCATCATATCTGTATATTTGCACTATTTCTACAATTTTCCGCAATTGCTAATGCAACCATATCAATAATCTCTCTTACATTAACAGCAGCAGGTAAAATATGTACTGGTAATGCTGATCCTAATAAGACCTTTCCAATATACAACCCATTGGTAATAGATTTTACCATTTCCAAAGAAATATTGGCAGAATCAATATTAGGAAAAATCAATAATTTAGCATCTTGAGATAAAGATGTATCCCGCACAGCATTATTACAGAAAATTTCAGAAAAATCAGCCTCTCCTTGTATTTTTTCATCGACTTTTAAATCTCTAGAAAGTTCACGTATCTGCTCTAGAGCTTCATGCATTTTCAACGAGCTTTTCGTATTATGTGATCCAAAATTAGAACGAGACAACAAAGAAACCAGCGGATTCATTCCAAAAGAACGCACAGCTTGAGATGCCAATACCGTATTTTCTGCTATTTCTCTAGCAGATGGATCAACAGAAACATGTGTGTCGGCAAAGAAAATAATCTGATCTTTTGCAACTAATATACTCATTGCTGAATGATTACTTATTCCTGATTTTTTCCCTATAATCTTGTTGATATCTGTCAAATGACTGTCATATTGATCTTCAGACCCACATGTGCAAATCATCACATCAGCTTCTCCGCTTTTCAGTGCTAAAGAACCTACCAGGGTAGCATTAGAACGGAGAATCGTATGCACAGAATCCGAAGATATGTCCTTTTCTCCAGTTAATGCACGATATAAATCAACATAATTTTCCAAAGTTTCCTGACTGTTTAAATCAATAATATCGAAATCTTTTTCAGGAAGGATTTGCAAATCTAAACAGCGGATATTGTTCTGAATAACAGAAGGAGAACCGACAAGAACTGGTCTAGCCATCTTTTCTTTTATCAAAATTTGTGCAGAACGCAAAATACGCTCATCTTCTCCTGAAGAAAATAAAATTCGCTTTAAATCCGCATTCTTTGCAATCGAAAAGATATTTTTCATCAATGATCTTCCCGGAAACAAAAACTGTTTTAATGAATCGCGATAAGCTTCATAATCTTTAATAGGAGAAGAAGCCACCCCAGTTTCCTCTGCCGCTTTAGCAACTGCAGGAGCTATGTATAAAATCAAATTTGGATTAAAAGGAGATGGAATGAGATAATCAGATCCGAAAACAGGATATTCTGTAGAAAAATCATTGTAGACTATATCAAGAGGAACATCTCGAACCAATGCAGCCATAGCATGCGCTGCTGCTACCTTCATCTCTTCATTTATAGAAGTAGCTCCACAATCTAACGCTCCTCTAAAAATATAAGGGAAACAAAGGACATTATTTACTTGATTAGGAAAGTCGGAACGACCTGTACAAATCATTGCATCAGGTCGAATCTCTCTCGCCACATCAGGCATAATTTCAGGAATTGGATTAGCTAAAGTCATTATCAATGGATTAGGAGCCATATATTTTAAAACATCAGGTTTAAGCGCTCCAGCAGCAGATAAACCAAGAAACAAATCAGCGTCTTGCATTGTTTCAGCAAGTGTTTTGAAACCACCATCTTGAGCATAAAATGATTTCCACTGATCAATCTTTCTCTTACGCCCTTTATAAACAAGACCTTCAAGATCATGAATCCAAATATTCTCGCGTCGTACTCCCATTGTTACTAGAAGATTTAAACAAGCTAATGCAGCGGCACCTGCTCCTAAAGTGACAACTTTAATATCACTAAATTTTTTGCCTATTAATTTCATTCCATTTAATGCTGCGGCGGTAACAGTAACAGCAGTTCCATGTTGATCATCGTGAAAACAAGGTATTTTTAGTTTTTGCGATAAAATTTTTTCAACTTCAAAACACTCAGGAGATTTAATATCTTCTAAGTTAATCCCTCCAAATGTCGGTTCCAACGCAGAAATCGTTGAAACCATTGTATCAACGTCTTTTGCATCGATTTCTATATCAAATACATTAATACCCGCAAATTTTTTAAATAATACTGCTTTCCCTTCCATAACAGGTTTAGAAGCTAACGGACCTATATTTCCTAATCCAAGGACAGCAGAACCATTAGATATCACTGCCACAAGATTAGAACGAGTAGTATACATTTGTGCCTTGGAAGGATCTTCAGCAATTATCATACAAGGAGCCGCAACACCCGGAGAATAAGCTAAAGAAAGGTCATTCAGATTATTGAGTATTTTTGTCGCATTAATTTCTAATTTTCCAGGAGAAGGATATTGATGATATAGCAGAGCCTGCTTAAATAAATCATCTTCCTTTTGAAATTGAGGATCTTTCATTTTTTTTGATGATTTTTTTTCCATAACCAAAATCCTTTTTTCAAATTTCAAATACACAATAAAGAAACGATTAACTGCTGTACTCTATTGTATCCATACTGCTGCTTCGAAATTTAATTGCAACTCTAATAAAACTATTAATAACAATTCCTTGCTAATCACAGAGCATTATAGAGGAATACAGTACGCCAATCGACTTTTTTATTATTTATGATCTTTTATTATTCTTAACTAATCCAATAAACGGTAAACAATAAAGAAATGAAAACAAAACTAGAAAACTCTATTTCAACGAACATCATTTCTTCTACTTCAGAGAACGGAGTAAAAGTATTTCGCCTTACCGGGAGTTGGAGGTCAGCAGAAATTTCTAAAATCTCCAAAGGTATACTTATAACTATAAATAAATCTACGCAAGAAGATCTTGCAATCGTTGATCTTTTGGAAATTACAGAAATTGATA includes:
- a CDS encoding phosphate acyltransferase; protein product: MEKKSSKKMKDPQFQKEDDLFKQALLYHQYPSPGKLEINATKILNNLNDLSLAYSPGVAAPCMIIAEDPSKAQMYTTRSNLVAVISNGSAVLGLGNIGPLASKPVMEGKAVLFKKFAGINVFDIEIDAKDVDTMVSTISALEPTFGGINLEDIKSPECFEVEKILSQKLKIPCFHDDQHGTAVTVTAAALNGMKLIGKKFSDIKVVTLGAGAAALACLNLLVTMGVRRENIWIHDLEGLVYKGRKRKIDQWKSFYAQDGGFKTLAETMQDADLFLGLSAAGALKPDVLKYMAPNPLIMTLANPIPEIMPDVAREIRPDAMICTGRSDFPNQVNNVLCFPYIFRGALDCGATSINEEMKVAAAHAMAALVRDVPLDIVYNDFSTEYPVFGSDYLIPSPFNPNLILYIAPAVAKAAEETGVASSPIKDYEAYRDSLKQFLFPGRSLMKNIFSIAKNADLKRILFSSGEDERILRSAQILIKEKMARPVLVGSPSVIQNNIRCLDLQILPEKDFDIIDLNSQETLENYVDLYRALTGEKDISSDSVHTILRSNATLVGSLALKSGEADVMICTCGSEDQYDSHLTDINKIIGKKSGISNHSAMSILVAKDQIIFFADTHVSVDPSAREIAENTVLASQAVRSFGMNPLVSLLSRSNFGSHNTKSSLKMHEALEQIRELSRDLKVDEKIQGEADFSEIFCNNAVRDTSLSQDAKLLIFPNIDSANISLEMVKSITNGLYIGKVLLGSALPVHILPAAVNVREIIDMVALAIAENCRNSANIQI
- a CDS encoding KpsF/GutQ family sugar-phosphate isomerase; translation: MSNLAIQSALQSIEIEKKGLSSLESSLLGELSSHFSRAVEKIKAIRGRVVVTGIGKSGHIGSKLASTFASTGTPSFFVHAAEANHGDLGMITQDDVIIALSWSGESNELKAILCHARRFSIPLIAITSENKSIVACHADIVLKLPKEPEACPYGLAPTTSTIMQLAIGDALAMALMEAENFTENDFYALHPGGKLGSLFTCATDVMHTGTRLPLVKMGSLLIDAIPVLSEKRFGCIAVVDEDQRLKGIVTEGDIFRNFRKNLNVLTVEDIMTKNPKVISEDTLLTVSMQFLKQHNISVLMVVDANQKIIGIVHFLDLLRFGIA
- a CDS encoding sigma-54-dependent transcriptional regulator — its product is MHIKRSLDDRQGLLIIDQDDEQSNLIKEYMESYGYDVFIIDVLSQCPDLLVLDKIKVDVIFLSLINFGDDKGKVLQTIVEKMPNIPIIVQTKHDELKILISSLQDRIPKCFFNPVSQEHLFYSIRSILERKKNSSAEEQKYFTLDSLIAVSSEMIQVINLARKAVYCTIPVMIEGEFGVGKKTLAHSIHASGSRASFPFVVVNCGISDQDKVEKDLFGKVDLQGENSTYFLGKFVEANGGTILLEEPSALSLKVQRKILHFIETGKIEFDDSRNALKLDVRLIFATEKNLFQEVKNQVFSKDLYYKISIFSCKIPTLRSRQDDIPWLARFFLKRFCLENNVQQINLSEKALSMLTHYKWTDNVQELENIILRSVVGIKDSYITEDCFTSLLFEAGNQEKEINSNTSETFDIYCMQDENNNIPQSSNYLSISKGTIFSIDKYGEIRRLSDIEKEMIRLAMKLYREQMSEVARRLGIGRSTLYRKIKEYNIEVDTL
- a CDS encoding M3 family oligoendopeptidase, which translates into the protein MKMTYKSPTDDFAPKIFFSPDIKKDSTEYLGDLPRWNLKDLYPSHDSKEILTDMERLDHESLAFRTRWKGNLENATNQTGSTGLGAAISEYEKLSDLAGRIYSYAYLLYSTHLSDQTICKFHTDTNAKITDLEQRLIFFTLEINDLDNTLLEKSYNQDLLALKYSPWIKNIRKYKKHLLSDELECLFSDTAQTGSEALKHFFSETLETLRFKVNDQKLPLEKASTLLLNPDRKIRESSGKAISKTFEKNSHIFSFITNTLAKDREIQDKWRKYENVSDSRHLSNDIEPYVIESLVQSVKNYYPKISHRYYSLKKQWLKLDKMYFWDRSAPLLDSSEVIIPFEKARDITLASYAKFSPQMSEIAEKFFSNNWIDAPQCEGKGIGAFSHGTVPSSHPYISLNYSGKSRDVTTLAHELGHGIHQVLSAQQGALMANAPLILAETASIFGEALTFDSLIDSISNEHDRKILLTHKIEDSLSSIIRQIAFYDFELRIHTERRTGSIPIQRINEIWLETQKESLGPAFELDNSGYDNFWMMIPHFIHSSFYVYSYSFGNCLVNSLYEIYKSNTVDQFQKKYLNILRAGNSKNHSELLQPLNIDLSDPNFWNRGLQAVERMIDDLEQM